In Amyelois transitella isolate CPQ chromosome 28, ilAmyTran1.1, whole genome shotgun sequence, the following are encoded in one genomic region:
- the LOC106132864 gene encoding zinc finger protein 883 isoform X2, giving the protein MSVRMVNVVPNNVKIKKELEIPDDDDQVACKVCGKGFASVVALRNHVRMEHIAVYLGGEEEAWLQILDKTTKKQIQHQLESDKHKAIRLNTEKLLSYMGPQNLMSLASEDVSYIIIKSEDAPAPPKRRREEKPPRAKKEPEPTVITGPFECLQPSTLVADGTCHQIFFSCCAYSAHFRDEHAARRRGLRCQVCERPLVGELSAPFVCDVCGAGFNSNRELADHTSTAHVKLKPFQCSVCHKRFTQQGGVQQHMRMHTGDRPFECTYCTKAFTQKSGLDQHLRIHTKVKPYRCVICAKTFCQSIHLKQHMRTHTNVSPFQCGICQKRFKQSSHLNYHLKNHNPGNMTDEQKQKYVELIGLMKNDVKVEIDTSAVYEPLETEQVVTEQVITEQGIRIIGQDGEEYVLGDNGTESWSVQLVDES; this is encoded by the exons ATGTCTGTGAGGATGGTGAATGTAGTGCCTAACAATGTGAAGATAAAG AAGGAGCTAGAAATTCCCGATGACGATGACCAGGTGGCATGCAAGGTGTGCGGGAAGGGCTTCGCGAGCGTCGTAGCGCTCCGGAACCACGTCCGAATGGAGCACATTGCGGTCTACCTCGGCGGAGAGGAGGAGGCCTGGCTGCAGATCTTGGATAAAACC ACAAAAAAGCAGATACAACATCAACTAGAATCCGACAAGCATAAAGCCATACGGCTGAACACCGAGAAGCTGCTCTCGTACATGGGCCCTCAGAACCTGATGAGCTTGGCTTCCGAGGACGTGAGCTACATCATCATAAAGTCTGAGGATGCGCCGGCGCCGCCTAAGAGGAGGCGGGAGGAGAAACCGCCGAGGGCTAAGAAGGAGCCGGAGCCTACAGTTATCAC CGGCCCGTTCGAGTGCCTTCAGCCTTCGACGCTGGTGGCGGATGGCACGTGCCATCAGATATTCTTCTCGTGCTGCGCCTACTCGGCGCACTTCCGCGACGAGCACGCGGCGCGCCGCCGGGGGCTGCGCTGCCAG GTGTGCGAGCGGCCGCTGGTCGGGGAGCTCAGTGCGCCTTTTGTGTGTGAT GTGTGCGGCGCCGGTTTCAACAGCAACCGCGAGCTGGCCGACCACACGTCCACCGCTCATGTGAAGCTGAAGCCGTTTCAATGCAGCGTTTGCCACAAGAGGTTCACACAGCAG GGCGGTGTTCAACAACACATGCGCATGCACACGGGTGATCGTCCCTTCGAATGCACGTACTGCACCAAAGCATTCACCCAGAAGTCGGGTCTTGACCAGCATCTCCGTATCCACACCAAAGTGAAGCCGTACCGCTGTGTGATATGCGCGAAGACCTTCTGCCAATCGATACATTTGAAACAGCACATGAGAACTCACACCAACGTCTCACCGTTCCAATGTGGTATTTGTCAGAAGCGGTTCAAGCAGAGCAGCCATCTGAATTACCATTTGAAGAATCACAATCCGGGGAATATGACCGATGAGCAGAAACAGAAATACGTGGAACTCATAGGGCTGATGAAGAACGATGTCAAAGTGGAGATTGATACAAGTGCTGTGTACGAACCATTGGAGACCGAGCAGGTTGTTACGGAGCAAGTGATTACGGAACAGGGGATAAGGATAATTGGACAAGACGGAGAGGAGTATGTGTTGGGTGATAACGGTACGGAATCGTGGAGTGTTCAGTTGGTGGATGAATCGTGA
- the LOC106132864 gene encoding zinc finger protein 883 isoform X1, whose amino-acid sequence MSVRMVNVVPNNVKIKKELEIPDDDDQVACKVCGKGFASVVALRNHVRMEHIAVYLGGEEEAWLQILDKTTKKQIQHQLESDKHKAIRLNTEKLLSYMGPQNLMSLASEDVSYIIIKSEDAPAPPKRRREEKPPRAKKEPEPTVITGPFECLQPSTLVADGTCHQIFFSCCAYSAHFRDEHAARRRGLRCQVCERPLVGELSAPFVCDVCGAGFNSNRELADHTSTAHVKLKPFQCSVCHKRFTQQGGVQQHMRMHTGDRPFECTYCTKAFTQKSGLDQHLRIHTKVKPYRCVICAKTFCQSIHLKQHMRTHTNVSPFQCGICQKRFKQSSHLNYHLKNHNPGNMTDEQKQKYVELIGLMKNDVKVEIDTSAVYEPLETEQVVTEQVITEQGIRIIGQDGEEYVLGDNGTESWSVQLVDES is encoded by the exons ATGTCTGTGAGGATGGTGAATGTAGTGCCTAACAATGTGAAGATAAAG AAGGAGCTAGAAATTCCCGATGACGATGACCAGGTGGCATGCAAGGTGTGCGGGAAGGGCTTCGCGAGCGTCGTAGCGCTCCGGAACCACGTCCGAATGGAGCACATTGCGGTCTACCTCGGCGGAGAGGAGGAGGCCTGGCTGCAGATCTTGGATAAAACC ACAAAAAAGCAGATACAACATCAACTAGAATCCGACAAGCATAAAGCCATACGGCTGAACACCGAGAAGCTGCTCTCGTACATGGGCCCTCAGAACCTGATGAGCTTGGCTTCCGAGGACGTGAGCTACATCATCATAAAGTCTGAGGATGCGCCGGCGCCGCCTAAGAGGAGGCGGGAGGAGAAACCGCCGAGGGCTAAGAAGGAGCCGGAGCCTACAGTTATCAC CGGCCCGTTCGAGTGCCTTCAGCCTTCGACGCTGGTGGCGGATGGCACGTGCCATCAGATATTCTTCTCGTGCTGCGCCTACTCGGCGCACTTCCGCGACGAGCACGCGGCGCGCCGCCGGGGGCTGCGCTGCCAGGTGTGCGAGCGGCCGCTGGTCGGGGAGCTCAGCGCGCCTTTTGTGTGTGAC GTGTGCGGCGCCGGTTTCAACAGCAACCGCGAGCTGGCCGACCACACGTCCACCGCTCATGTGAAGCTGAAGCCGTTTCAATGCAGCGTTTGCCACAAGAGGTTCACACAGCAG GGCGGTGTTCAACAACACATGCGCATGCACACGGGTGATCGTCCCTTCGAATGCACGTACTGCACCAAAGCATTCACCCAGAAGTCGGGTCTTGACCAGCATCTCCGTATCCACACCAAAGTGAAGCCGTACCGCTGTGTGATATGCGCGAAGACCTTCTGCCAATCGATACATTTGAAACAGCACATGAGAACTCACACCAACGTCTCACCGTTCCAATGTGGTATTTGTCAGAAGCGGTTCAAGCAGAGCAGCCATCTGAATTACCATTTGAAGAATCACAATCCGGGGAATATGACCGATGAGCAGAAACAGAAATACGTGGAACTCATAGGGCTGATGAAGAACGATGTCAAAGTGGAGATTGATACAAGTGCTGTGTACGAACCATTGGAGACCGAGCAGGTTGTTACGGAGCAAGTGATTACGGAACAGGGGATAAGGATAATTGGACAAGACGGAGAGGAGTATGTGTTGGGTGATAACGGTACGGAATCGTGGAGTGTTCAGTTGGTGGATGAATCGTGA